A section of the Streptococcus oriscaviae genome encodes:
- a CDS encoding sugar transferase: protein MTSLLNSQRVRLALVELFAVISAVSVALMFPDSDLRKSDVFLIILLHFFSYVISNMPNDFRTRGYLKEFEKVLYYSIVFALLLTFTSFMLEEQFMISRRGVFYFLTINAVSVYAINSIAKWFDRDLEFLFHKEKKIMLVTIAERWPALLETFQKDGKKLEHVVGLVLLDGSDLQITEDIPVIAEEDSIDFATRQVVDSVFIDLPHDIYDLNYWVSQYETMGIEVNVNLNIFDFDTISRKKIQTFGSYNVVTFSTKFYKPSHVFYKRLLDIVGALVGLVLCGLVSIVIAPFIMKDGGPLIFSQDRVGRNGRIFKFYKFRSMYIDAEERKKELMKHNQMQGGMFKMDNDPRITPIGHFIRKTSLDELPQFFNVLKGEMSLVGTRPPTVDEYENYTPSQKRRLSFKPGITGLWQVSGRSSITNFDDVVKLDLAYIDNWTIWSDIKIILKTIKVVFLKEGAK, encoded by the coding sequence ATGACGAGCTTGTTGAACAGTCAGCGAGTGAGGTTAGCGTTAGTTGAGCTATTTGCGGTGATTAGCGCTGTTTCAGTTGCACTCATGTTCCCTGACTCAGATTTAAGAAAATCAGATGTGTTCTTGATTATCCTTCTTCACTTCTTTTCCTATGTTATTTCAAATATGCCTAATGATTTTCGGACACGCGGTTATTTGAAGGAATTTGAAAAGGTACTTTATTACAGCATTGTCTTTGCGTTGTTGCTGACATTTACCTCTTTTATGCTAGAAGAGCAGTTTATGATTTCACGCAGAGGTGTCTTCTATTTCTTGACAATCAATGCTGTTTCCGTCTATGCAATCAATAGCATTGCTAAGTGGTTTGATAGAGATCTAGAGTTTCTCTTTCATAAGGAAAAGAAAATCATGCTTGTAACCATTGCCGAACGTTGGCCAGCCTTGTTAGAAACCTTCCAAAAGGATGGGAAAAAGCTGGAGCATGTAGTTGGATTGGTTCTGCTTGATGGAAGCGATTTGCAAATCACAGAAGATATACCTGTCATTGCCGAAGAAGATTCTATTGACTTTGCAACGAGACAGGTTGTGGATAGTGTTTTTATTGACCTGCCTCATGACATTTACGATTTGAACTACTGGGTTTCACAGTATGAAACCATGGGAATTGAAGTGAATGTTAACCTGAATATCTTTGATTTTGACACCATCAGCCGAAAGAAAATTCAGACCTTTGGCAGCTACAATGTGGTCACTTTCTCTACAAAGTTTTACAAACCAAGCCACGTCTTTTATAAGCGGTTATTGGATATTGTTGGGGCTTTAGTAGGTTTGGTTCTTTGTGGTTTAGTTTCAATTGTTATTGCTCCGTTTATTATGAAAGACGGAGGGCCGCTTATCTTTTCACAAGATCGAGTTGGCCGAAATGGGCGTATCTTCAAGTTTTATAAATTCCGTTCGATGTATATTGATGCTGAGGAACGGAAGAAAGAACTGATGAAACACAACCAAATGCAGGGGGGAATGTTTAAAATGGACAACGATCCCCGCATTACTCCGATCGGTCACTTTATCCGAAAAACAAGTTTGGATGAATTGCCACAGTTCTTTAATGTACTGAAGGGAGAGATGAGTTTGGTGGGAACGCGTCCGCCAACCGTCGATGAGTACGAGAACTATACGCCAAGCCAAAAAAGGCGGCTGAGCTTTAAACCTGGTATTACAGGTCTATGGCAAGTCAGTGGTAGAAGTTCGATAACGAACTTTGATGATGTCGTGAAACTGGATTTAGCCTATATTGATAACTGGACAATCTGGTCTGATATTAAGATTATTTTGAAAACCATTAAAGTTGTATTTTTAAAAGAAGGTGCTAAGTAA